From the genome of Capsicum annuum cultivar UCD-10X-F1 chromosome 4, UCD10Xv1.1, whole genome shotgun sequence:
ACCATAATTTCTAAGGAGTGCCGCGCATCGCATACGATGGTACTCTGCTTCAAAATCCACTGAAGGCATATCCATTTCTTCACTTAGGTATTCTGCATATCCAATAATGAACACTCCACAGTTCCTGACATACATACAAAGAACAACGTTAATTAATATAACACATCATTAGTAatacttgataaaaaaaattaaaatatacctACAAGCTGTCACATTCTTGTTGCGTaatgttttgtatattattaaCACATACATAACAATATGATGTATCTTAAACTGGGAATttcattacaaatcaaacaaCATATCAAAACTTATGTATATGTCTGACATATACATATCACATATGTAATTTGTATTACCTCAAACACACATAACAATACATAATTCAAAcccattcatgcatgtgttcgaCAATATATAAACAGTAATGTATGTTCATAACAACATATAACAAAGTGAAGCATTTCATGCACATCAAACAACATATCAAAACTTACATATAtgtctaacatatacatatataatgtgCATTGCCTCAAACACAcataaaaaacataattcaaaactcACTTATTTATATGTTCAACAACATATAATCAATAATGTATATTGTTAACATATACATAGATACTAATATATAAATGTACAAGAATCACATATGTATATGAACTATAGATATAACTGTATTTCAAAGTAAAAAGGCAGCACGTATATATATGCCTATCATATACAAACAAGCGTTATGTATACACATGGAAAACTTCTAAAAGATAgatcaaattgaagaaaaattccAAAATCTACCGCAgaactaacaaccatctccaagTAATTAAAAGTTTGAAAACCTCATATTATCAGGTATAACATAAATATCTCAGTACAAATTaacaatgaaattcaaaatcgaaaaaacaGAAAAATCTTTGGTAGACGTGACCGtccagtatcattttttttttcttttttctaacgATTCTCTAATTTCATTTTTCAACCTTCCATCAACAACTGAACGAACCCAACAACCCGATTTGTTGGTTCATTAGGCTCTAACTGAATTAATCCTGAACTAAAAGAAGGAGAATCATCTATTTACTAAGTAATATATAGTTAATTTATCACTTGGAAATAGTcgaatttgaaaacaaaaaagtaTAATCTAGAAATTGATTTTATAATTGTGAAAATAGAAAATCAAGAACTTACTCCATTACTATGAAAAATCATTAAATGAACAACATTCTAAAATTTCGAATGTTAAAAGAAGTTTCAGTTAAAATTGAATTTCAGAAAGTAACAAAATTGgactcaaattcaaaaatgataatttcAATATGTTAAAAGGAGTTTTAGTTAAAATTGAATTGTCAGAAAGAGGCAGAATTGGactcaaattaaaaaatagtaaccGCTCCTTGATTGTAGGCTTCTTCCAAGGAGAAACACCGTGAGTTAATTTTGGTAATGCTATGTATATGCATTtcaagagagagaataagaaaaaatgggatttttgtaatatgttttgagagttgggattttatgtaataagtgaTACTTAAGTTGtgcttttatgtaatttttagattttaaaatgtCTTTTTCACTACTGTATTTCCTTTTGATATGCTTTAATTGAGCCAAGCGTTTtatcagaaataacctctctaccttcacaaTGTAAAAGTATTGCTACACACGCGGTCTTTTTCAAACTCCActtgtaaattataaattataaattataaattaaattaaaaaatataaataaggtGGGTAAAaacaattataaattatttttttgagtttaatttGTACTTTTATTAAGTCGGCTTCTTCAATACTCTtagcataattactgaaaatatcgattttgggtctgtcaagatacataattagcttctgatACATCTAacgaaatatatatattttttctttgtaaaaatacataattagctcccgattcATTTTTTGCGATTTTgtgtctgtcgagatacatatttAGTTCCCGATATAtctaatgaagatacataattgattgagatttttataattactttgtaacGATGGAGATTTGCGTAAATATAGGAAatttaaggtgtatgtttatgttatttttctataaatttatGGACGTGGTGGCTTtgaatttaatttcttaaaaattgtcaatttttaagaGTAGAATTATACATTAAAACAAGAAGATAGAAATGTTGTTTTCGATTTTATGGGGTCTAAAGAGGGCAGTGTGTGTGCAAACATTACTATTATCTTGTGACGATGTTACTTTCAATAGACTGTCGACTCAAGTAAAGCGTATCAAAGCACGTTTCAAcagaaaataatgaagtgaaGATATCATCTCgaaataatgaagaaaagaaaacatcaacaacaaataatacGATAAGGGAAGCAATGTTATTTATATAATTGACTTAGTAATGATAATTTGGTCCTCTTTTAGAATTGTGAAAGGAGTCATTGAacttacataaaatatatatatgtgtgtgtattagTCAACGTGCCTTATTGAAATTAACTAACGAATAATTGATAATTATATGgtgaaaaaagattaaaataatcaataatttCAACTTATAACTCAAAAAGTCATCAAGGAATATCATATTTAAATCTGGATCTATTAATTGTACTTTCTTTTcgcatttattttatttcatcataaaattcattattataatAATGGTATTATATGTAACTATTTTCTATGTAATTCTATTTTCTTTACAATTATCTTAATTTTCAACTAATACTTGCCATTATAGTTAATCTCTAATATCCAAAAGTTTTATTAAACTACTCTCCaatttattgatattgttattattaataataattttgcaATATTTTTTCTATTCACCAATCAAATActacaaaataatacaaaatgtttttattttttaatttgacgtctcatattttagttttgataaaATTACCTTTGATAAAAAATCGTTTAATTTCAATTCAGGATTTCCTCGCACGAATTTGAATTAATCAAACATCAAAATGAATAtcacatgaaaaaccataaatataaattaagaaGACATTTGATTACAATTTTCAGAGTCTAAATAGTCAACTAATCCTATAATTAATTCTTTGGCTATATAACATTGATGTAATtaacaaataataaaatgatagacttactaaataaaataaattatatgaataaaaaaataaaaattatattaaactttcatcattttaacaaattcatcaaaattaaCTTGACCATCTCCATCTAAATCTGCTTCTTTAATCATCATTTCAGCCTCTTCATCTGTTAATTTTTCACCTAAATTAATCATCACATGCCTTAgctgcaaaattaaaaaaaaataaaaaaataatgaatttaatttatatacactgataattttaagaaaaaattcatatattattaagaaatttatttataattatcttataagtgattaaatatatatttttatatcgtTAATCcgaatattatttttgatacaaCTATATGATGTTTAATATGAGCAAATATTATATGCGAGTCTAGCATTATTCAAATAAGTAATTTCCAATTATATTTTGTATAACCTAActtttttctaataaaaattaATGGTCTAATAAAGAGATTTATATTTACGAGCTGAACTCGATAtcataaattaagaataaaataattattttgatttacgattattttatcttttcatcaaaaataaatttatttaaattgttttaatatataaataaataaaagtcaaAAGGAACAAGTGCATTGTTCAATGTGAACACTGGAAAAATTCATTGCATTTGACAGAttgatgtaataataataatattttattgataatgacagataaaattaaaattaacatgTGAACTCCCTCACCCTCCCCTTaactaatttaattatattcattaataatttaataaaaatacaaaaaaattttaattaaaaaaatacttttatcttGTTAACTGATTTTCAAGAATAATATTAGTACATACCGTACATTATTGAGTACTCCTAAGGTACTTGGAACAATACGAGTACATATGGTAATTACGTCTTATTTTTCGAgtgttaatttaattaattaatataataataaaaattcaaaagttaAAGTGCGAAAGTAACTTACGTCCGTAGCTGAAATGTAACCATTTTGATCTTTATCGAACACCTTAAAAACTTCTTTAAGTTCTTCGTCTGTATCAGTCTCctgaaaattttaagaaaatcatgTCCAAACGGCACCTTAAGCTACTAACTTGGCACAATAGCAGAGTTAGAAATTCTAATAAGAAAATTTCAGAAACATATAATGATATGTcatgtttaaaatttaaattttacttatATCAATTTTGAACTCTATATATAGAATGTTTATGCCAGTTCGATCAGTGGCAGAGCCAGGATTTTCATTGACGGGTTCAGAAGTATATATACGAACTAGTCAAAGGCAGGGGTGGAGCCACCTTATGACCAGGGGTTTCATCTAAACCcgcttcgacgaaaaattatactatttatacataataaaaattatcttttacgtatatatagttgatgttgaacccccttcggctaGTTCCATGTGTTTACTTTTTCGATTTTGAACTCTCTTAgtgaaattctggctccgccactggtcgaagggggttcaacatctattatatatcatgtaaaaatagtataaaaacaatataatttttcataaaagGAAGTTCGGATGAACCTCTGGAGCAAAGATGGCTTCGTCACTGAATTCAACACATGCATGACATATATATTTACACTTGGTGATTCAAACTCACAACGTTAAGACTGAAATGGAGGATGCTTACTGCTTACCATCTGAATAACTCCTTGTTGTCTGTCGATATATGATTAAGTATAAACACTCGATGCAGTTTAATAATAACATGTTgaatatgtgttttttttttttttttttttaccttcatTTTCTTGGAGATGAGATTTAAGAATTCATTGAATTCCATGATACCATTATCATGATCATTATCAACTTCACTAATCATATTGTATAATTCTTCCTCTGTTGGATTTTGATCCAATGACCTTATTACTGTTGCCAATTCTTCAATTGTAATGCaacctataaaataaaatatcatgtttgagataatagtaatttaaaaaaaataaaaaaataaaagaatagtcAAGAATTATGTTGGGATGGATATAATTCATTAACCCTTAATCAGAaatctcaaatttaaattttgaagcACAATGAACCTTATACAGTTGAATCAGGATTAGTCGAGATTCCAATGTTGATATTGAGCAAGtggaaaaccaaaaataaagaaaagaaaagaatactagtacttttttttattactatGCTGATATTAATCGAGGCTCCAATATTGATATCGAGCATCACATGAAAAATCAAAcagggcaaaaaaaaaaaaaaagacaagacaAGAATACTAGTACTTTCATTATTACCATGTCAATATTAGTCGAAGTTTCAATGTTGATATCGAGCGTCAGAtggaaaatcaaaaaaagaaaagaaagaaaagaaagataagaaTACTAAATATTAATATCATGTAAATATTAATTGAGGTTTCAATGCTGATATCGAGCGtcagatgaaaaaataaaaaataaaaaaagattgcaTTTAATTATATTACCATCTCCATTTTTGTCAAATAAAGTGATGGCTTCTTTGAATTCAACAAGTTGATTTTCTTCCATGGATggatttttcactattttatctTTCATGTTTTTTTCTTCTTGGATCTTTGTTGagtatagagagagagagatatttgaGTATATAATGTTGGATGGGGGTGGTATTAAATAGAGGAATTTTATTGTGCCAAAGAGGGTTAGGTAAATACAGTGCGAATATCGAACATCAGAtgagatataaaaaataaaaaagaatacatTTGATTTTTTAGTTGGCATTTGACACTCGTATTTGAGTtcgattatattttatttttgtatttcaagATTCATTTTTGGAGGTAGCACTTCTAAGGTAAATACATTTCGACTCTAATGTGTGTATCGAACATTATATGAGacaccccccaaaaaaaagaatACATTCGATTTTTCAGCTGGTTATAATCGAACACCAGATGagatacccaaaaaaaaaaaaagaatacgtTCGATTTTTCAGCTGGTGGTTGACACTTGTATTTGAGTTcgattatattttaatttgtgtATTTCAAGATTCATTTTTGGAGGTAAGTACATTCCGACTCTAATGCGTGTATCGAACATCATATGAGAcaccaaaaaaaaagaatacattCGATTTTTCAGCTGGTTATAATCGAACACCAGATGagataccaaaaaaaaaaaaagaatacattCGATTTTTCAGCTGGTGTTTGACACTTGTGTTTAAGTTCGATTATATTTGAATTTGCGTATTTCAAGATTTATTTTTGGAGGTAGCGCTTTCAgtagatttttctttcatttctaggAGCTCGAACTCGAAATATCTAGTTAAGAGTAGAAGGATCTGAAAATGCATTTCTACTTCTtgttttttaatttgtttgtctgattttgatttgacatagagtttaagaaaataaagaaaacttttgaatcttatgatcttaaattaaaaatatgtagaatgtaccaaaatattctttaatcttgtaATCTTAAATATGTCCGATGAAACGTAGAATTAAAAATTGCcgagattttttatttattttttaaattgaagtgatatataaaatattaaaagttagaggagcaaaaaaaaaaaaagaagagttaaTATAAAGATATTTgatctaaaaaataaagttttttggCACCATTTAAAAGTATCATTTAAAACTTGTGGAATTAAATAATTCATGACATTTTTTCCTctcattaaaatcaaaataaaaattagtttattaagctatttctttattttaatcatTATTTGATATTCGAAATTTATTGTTCTGAATAActtatttttgtatcacataaaaCTTGTTTAAAGGAGAAATTTTGTTATTTGTagaggtaaaatagacattacaTATGATAAAAGGAGGTTGAAATAATTTCCACCaatgtatattattatattatatcaaataatattaatactaATGTCTCTACCAAATACCTTCCATGAAAATGTGAGAAGTTAACTTCTTAAACAAGTAAGAAAATTTGCAAAGAAAGTCAAAATAATGTAAAGACTTTGACTCATACAAAAGCAACAGGTGTTTTCATAAGACTCAGTGTAGTCCGGCCATAAGACTCGGTGTAGTCCGGTCCTTTCCAAAACTCCGGATTCAAGTCTCGAGAAAAAACACTCTTACAAAAAGACTAGGTTGCGTACATAAGAATCGAGGTAGCCCAGCCCTTTCCCGAACCCCGAAACAGGCTCAAGTCGCAGGAGAAATCCTCTTACAAAAATGCAAGGTTACATGCATAAGACAAAATGTAGTCCGGCCCTTTCCGAAATCCCAGATTCAAATAGCGGGAAGAACCCCTCTTACAAAAAGACTAGGTTGCGTACATTGGAGTCAAGGTAGTCCTGTCCTTTTCCGAACCCTGCAATAGGTTCAAGTAGCGGGAAAAAACCTCTTACAAAAATGCAAGGTTGCATGCATAAGACGCAATGTAGTCCGACCCTTTCCAAAACTCCAGATTCAAATAGCGGGAAAAACCCCTCTAACAAAAATACAAGGTTGCGTACATAAGACACAATGTAGTCCAACCCCTTCCCGAACCCTGCACCGGGTTCAAGTCGTGGAAAAAAGCCTCTTACAAAAATGCAAGATTACATACATAAGGCTCGATGTAGTCTAGCTTTTTTCCAAACACCAAACGTAGCGAAAATTTAGTGAACCAGGCTAATCCATGATTTTAACTTGATGAGTTCGATCTGTATAAATTCTCAACACCGAACTCATTATACTCTTAAAACTATGCAGAACATGCTCGACATTGGTAAGTAACGGATTAAAGGACAGCCCGATGCACTTAAGCTCCCGCTATGCCGCAAGATCCAGGGAAGGACCCCACCACTAGGGTgcattgtacgcagtcttaccttgcatttctgccagaggctgttttcaaggcttgaacccgtgatcaCCTCgtcacatgacaacaattttACCAACTTAACCGGTTACTCCAACGCTCCCCTTCAACGAGTTTCAATGAGTACTACTATTTATTTTCGATGAGTTTTCTCAACACATGGTTTAAAAAAGAGAACATGACTGATAGATTATA
Proteins encoded in this window:
- the LOC107869367 gene encoding calmodulin-like protein 8, whose product is MPTKKSNVFFFIFYISSDVRYSHCIYLTLFGTIKFLYLIPPPSNIIYSNISLSLYSTKIQEEKNMKDKIVKNPSMEENQLVEFKEAITLFDKNGDGCITIEELATVIRSLDQNPTEEELYNMISEVDNDHDNGIMEFNEFLNLISKKMKETDTDEELKEVFKVFDKDQNGYISATDLRHVMINLGEKLTDEEAEMMIKEADLDGDGQVNFDEFVKMMKV